A genomic segment from Paraburkholderia hayleyella encodes:
- the recB gene encoding exodeoxyribonuclease V subunit beta, whose product MNGLTPKVATVTAATATATAAAELDVFSCALDGVNQIEASAGTGKTWNICALYVRLLLEKRLDTGQILVVTFTKAATAELHERIRARLAQLLSALERDAPQGDPFLESLFKTTLAPGSGLEREQARKRVKSALGTFDQAAIHTIHAFCQRALQEAPFAAAMPFVFEMEADDAVLRFELAADFWREQVEPVAAAHPAFAAWLVAKRAGPAALDMQLVRRLKKPLAQLRWGFIGQPAEAAHAEPQAVFSALRERWLAQQDEITHLLAAAEARLSRTSHKPEVIRAALAAWESYLAPEASFAAPPRIALKLTASALAKATKVRQAPPVHSFFMLADELAAATLAADEAQQRRWLQLIQRWLDDAPAELAARKRARRVVSFDDLLSNLFQALAAHPWLAETLRTRYPAALIDEFQDTDPLQFSIFNRIFAPAGPLFLVGDPKQAIYSFRAADLHTYLAARAAASARYTLAINQRSSAPLVEACNRIFSANPHAFVFDGLNYQPVRAGERQRVALSDSAAPGAQPVEGLRVWRLAEGDAVLTKREAQRAASQACAAEIVRLLRGAREGTVRLGETPLAPGQIAVLVQTHRQGSQIKRSLAEWGVGSVELAQASVFATPDAEQIERVLNAVETPGDLRRLRAALATDWIGLSATALWQQQASETQDLTEEGEGGTPGPRAGHAGTGPESTESTGSTDAMVWVERFSRYRLLWLERGFAVMWRVLMRELGIARQLAAGPDGERRLTNASHLAELLQARAAAQPGIAPTLRWLAVQRVQGGGEEAQLRLESDRNLVQIVTVHKAKGLEYAVVFCPFLNDGALREPTASGLPDAREYHDETGQAILHYGCDDEQAEHALTMARREQAAERARLVYVALTRAVYRCYLVSGPYLVSRSNRESRRSVLNWLVAGRGQAFDDWLAEPPDENMLTQCWHDLTQGSAPGPVTLEALPVPAQCVPLEPLQSGAEAIEAQVSQRFVRETWRMASFSAMIAAGARMGAMPMSQHETESLPDHDQTAASLAAGLAPVLPWPLDATAQARAADDILAFPRGPAAGECLHKMFELADFSAPQTWPQVIQRALRERPVSAPAALAQRLPTMMQTLLADVSATELVPGMTLAGLDHGRRLNELAFLFPAPALDFTVLRTRLAEAGYPDVLLEAGVLHGFIKGFIDMIVEHDGRFWIIDWKSNYLGETAEAYAAASLEAAMAQHAYHLQALLYTVALHRYLKTRVRNYAYETHIGGYLYLFVRGVRPAWRHAGTAAGVHARCPDAVLVNWLDQLMEGAIS is encoded by the coding sequence ATGAACGGCCTCACCCCCAAGGTTGCCACTGTCACGGCCGCCACCGCCACTGCCACTGCGGCGGCGGAACTCGATGTTTTCAGCTGCGCGCTGGATGGCGTGAACCAGATCGAAGCCTCGGCAGGAACCGGCAAGACCTGGAACATCTGCGCCCTCTATGTACGCCTGCTACTGGAAAAGCGTCTGGACACCGGACAGATCCTCGTCGTGACCTTTACCAAGGCAGCGACAGCCGAGCTGCACGAACGGATTCGCGCCCGCCTTGCGCAACTGTTGAGCGCGCTTGAGCGCGACGCCCCCCAGGGCGATCCCTTCCTCGAAAGCTTGTTCAAGACCACCCTGGCACCCGGTAGCGGGCTTGAACGCGAGCAGGCGCGCAAACGGGTGAAGAGCGCGCTAGGCACCTTCGATCAGGCGGCGATCCACACCATCCATGCGTTTTGCCAACGCGCGCTGCAAGAAGCGCCGTTTGCCGCGGCGATGCCCTTCGTCTTCGAGATGGAAGCCGATGATGCGGTGTTGCGTTTCGAGCTGGCGGCTGATTTCTGGCGCGAACAGGTGGAGCCGGTTGCGGCGGCACACCCGGCATTTGCCGCCTGGCTGGTGGCAAAACGCGCGGGCCCGGCGGCGCTCGACATGCAGCTTGTGCGGCGTCTGAAAAAACCCCTCGCGCAATTGCGCTGGGGTTTCATCGGCCAGCCTGCAGAGGCCGCACATGCAGAGCCGCAGGCTGTTTTTAGCGCGCTGCGTGAACGCTGGCTCGCGCAGCAAGACGAGATCACGCATTTACTGGCCGCAGCCGAAGCGCGTCTAAGCCGTACCTCGCACAAACCGGAAGTCATCCGTGCGGCGCTGGCTGCATGGGAGAGCTATCTGGCTCCAGAGGCCAGCTTTGCCGCACCGCCACGTATTGCCTTGAAACTCACTGCCAGTGCGCTGGCGAAAGCCACCAAGGTGCGTCAGGCGCCGCCCGTCCATTCTTTTTTCATGCTTGCGGACGAACTGGCCGCCGCCACGCTCGCCGCCGACGAAGCGCAGCAACGGCGCTGGCTGCAACTGATCCAGAGATGGCTGGATGACGCTCCGGCTGAACTGGCCGCGCGCAAGCGGGCGCGCCGCGTGGTGTCGTTCGATGATCTGCTGTCGAACCTGTTCCAGGCGCTAGCCGCGCATCCGTGGCTTGCCGAAACACTGCGCACCCGTTATCCCGCCGCGTTGATCGACGAGTTCCAGGATACCGATCCGCTGCAGTTTTCGATCTTTAACCGGATCTTTGCGCCAGCGGGCCCGCTCTTTCTGGTGGGCGATCCGAAGCAGGCGATCTACAGCTTCCGCGCCGCCGATCTGCACACCTATCTCGCGGCTCGTGCGGCTGCCAGCGCACGCTATACGCTGGCGATCAACCAGCGCTCCAGCGCACCGCTGGTTGAAGCCTGCAACAGGATCTTCAGCGCGAATCCGCACGCATTCGTGTTCGATGGGCTGAATTACCAGCCGGTGCGGGCGGGCGAGCGGCAGCGTGTCGCGCTGAGCGACAGCGCGGCACCAGGGGCACAGCCCGTGGAGGGTTTGCGCGTGTGGCGGCTGGCCGAAGGCGATGCCGTGCTGACGAAGCGCGAGGCGCAGCGTGCGGCGAGCCAGGCCTGTGCCGCGGAGATCGTGAGGCTGTTGCGTGGCGCGCGCGAAGGCACGGTACGGCTGGGCGAGACGCCCTTGGCGCCGGGCCAGATCGCCGTGCTGGTGCAGACTCACCGCCAGGGTAGCCAGATCAAGCGCTCGCTCGCGGAATGGGGCGTGGGCAGCGTCGAGCTGGCTCAGGCTTCGGTCTTTGCCACGCCCGATGCCGAACAGATCGAACGGGTGCTGAATGCGGTCGAAACGCCAGGCGATTTGCGCCGCTTGCGTGCCGCGCTGGCAACGGACTGGATCGGATTGAGCGCGACTGCGCTATGGCAGCAGCAGGCCAGCGAGACCCAGGATCTGACGGAAGAGGGCGAAGGGGGAACGCCCGGACCCAGGGCTGGGCATGCCGGTACCGGGCCTGAAAGCACCGAAAGCACCGGAAGCACCGACGCCATGGTGTGGGTCGAACGTTTTTCGCGTTATCGCTTGTTGTGGCTCGAACGCGGCTTCGCGGTGATGTGGCGCGTGCTGATGCGTGAGCTGGGCATCGCCCGGCAACTCGCAGCCGGGCCCGACGGCGAGCGCCGTCTGACCAATGCCAGTCATCTGGCGGAACTGTTGCAAGCGCGTGCCGCCGCGCAGCCGGGTATCGCGCCGACATTGCGCTGGCTGGCTGTACAGCGCGTCCAGGGCGGAGGCGAGGAAGCTCAACTAAGGCTTGAGTCCGACCGCAATCTGGTGCAGATCGTCACGGTTCACAAGGCCAAGGGGCTGGAATACGCGGTGGTGTTTTGTCCGTTTCTCAACGATGGCGCATTGCGCGAGCCCACCGCGTCGGGCTTGCCCGATGCCCGCGAATATCACGATGAAACGGGCCAGGCGATATTGCATTACGGCTGCGATGACGAGCAGGCCGAACACGCGCTAACCATGGCCCGGCGCGAGCAGGCTGCAGAGCGGGCCCGGCTCGTGTATGTCGCCTTGACGCGCGCGGTGTATCGCTGCTACCTGGTGAGTGGCCCCTATCTGGTATCCCGTTCGAACAGGGAATCGCGGCGCAGCGTGCTGAACTGGCTGGTGGCGGGCCGTGGCCAGGCGTTTGACGACTGGCTGGCGGAGCCGCCCGACGAGAACATGCTGACGCAGTGCTGGCACGATCTGACGCAAGGTTCCGCCCCGGGCCCCGTGACGCTGGAAGCCTTGCCGGTGCCCGCGCAATGCGTGCCGCTCGAGCCGCTGCAAAGCGGCGCTGAAGCCATTGAGGCGCAAGTGAGCCAGCGTTTCGTGCGTGAAACCTGGCGGATGGCGAGTTTCAGCGCAATGATCGCCGCGGGTGCCCGGATGGGTGCGATGCCGATGTCGCAGCACGAGACAGAGAGTCTTCCCGATCACGACCAGACTGCGGCTAGCCTTGCCGCCGGTCTCGCTCCCGTCCTGCCATGGCCGCTCGACGCAACGGCGCAGGCGCGGGCAGCTGACGATATCCTTGCCTTTCCACGAGGCCCCGCCGCAGGTGAGTGTTTGCACAAAATGTTTGAGCTGGCGGATTTCAGCGCGCCGCAAACCTGGCCCCAGGTCATCCAGCGCGCGTTGCGCGAGCGGCCGGTGAGCGCACCGGCCGCGCTGGCCCAACGTCTGCCCACGATGATGCAGACTTTGCTCGCCGATGTGAGCGCAACGGAGCTGGTGCCCGGCATGACGCTCGCGGGCCTCGACCATGGCCGCAGGCTCAATGAACTGGCTTTTCTGTTCCCGGCTCCGGCGCTCGATTTCACCGTGTTGCGCACCCGCCTGGCCGAGGCGGGCTATCCCGATGTGCTGCTAGAGGCTGGCGTCTTGCACGGTTTCATCAAGGGATTTATTGACATGATCGTTGAGCACGACGGGCGCTTCTGGATCATCGACTGGAAATCCAATTATCTTGGCGAGACTGCGGAGGCTTATGCCGCGGCTTCGCTGGAGGCCGCGATGGCGCAGCATGCCTATCACCTGCAAGCCCTGCTGTATACCGTGGCACTACACCGCTATCTGAAGACCCGCGTGCGGAACTACGCCTATGAAACCCATATCGGCGGTTATCTGTATCTGTTCGTGCGTGGCGTGCGGCCTGCCTGGCGCCATGCTGGGACGGCGGCGGGGGTGCATGCGCGCTGTCCGGATGCCGTGCTGGTCAACTGGCTTGACCAGTTGAT
- a CDS encoding exodeoxyribonuclease V subunit gamma — protein MLEIFYSNRYETLLDTLLEDLSRHPSGPWSAQPVIVASAAMKRNLELAIATRAGICANFEFCYLAQWLWARIGGVIPVPAQSPFAPDRLVWCCYQLLGETAESAPWLGSQRLRTYLGAADASMRYELAQRITTVFDHYLTYRPEWLLHWQAGGSIFAGAQGLEAAAAGAAAGGPRLMGASAAAREDERWQSALWRAILTALAGEHQAGPTALPPAYRFLAEVGQYDLDTLARAQWPEAVSILALPTMPPLHVALLRELSRWIDIRLYVINPCREFWFDIVSERRLDALEVAGQRDFHEVGHPLLAEWGRQTQAQLHMLHELTERTASVEAAHFTGNAAPTWLAAIQNAMLDLQPEIPIEVAPAEAGIEVHVCHSLSRQLEVLHDRLLGWFNADDSLQPSDVLVAFPDLAVAGPLIDAVFGTEPGGDTSRIPYRITGLPPSQANPLARVLLDWLALPERQVNAPALIEWLRVEAIAVRYGIDAVALETVQGWLAAAGARRGFAPAGPVRVTESTGATGAMEFAEPTEPTEPHGGAVPVARHTLADALTRLFLGYALPDGAEPVAEWLPVAGAEGAKAQLLGRLACFVDDLEHFATRCTSGHTPAAWAQLLLDTLTTCFAEGIGFADALSEVRAAIDAMTEAMAAGAADSVLPAAVVRAALAATLDDPARGGVPWGSVTFSSLTSLRGLPYRVVCLLGMDDGLLPSLARADEFDLMAAFPKPGDRQRRDDERNLFLDLLLAARDRLLIAYTGRSIRDNAPLPPAALVDELLDHLARLAAGEGASPAAISAARQAFVVEHPLQPFAADYFMGAGGRLLSYDRERARLAGLLADATRRNVLPFFREPLPEVALDTLAFDDFQRFWRHPARALLRDRLGLVLWSGMDALPELEPFELDYEGRDALAERLLPMLLEPGAGQRAFERVQRIAAASPELPGGATGKVWQAREIEGLHQLALGVQREMAGGGERLPFVLNLEPRWPETPADPQSGREASFQGTALFGPYDATLRAFAEAPMQLHGTLNLLSATGQIIFRYARPTARDYLAAWLAHLVYCAVRPEGPCRTLWRGLDAGFAFTPVAAPLVHLAPLAALFRAGQRLPLRFFPKSAWAKVREGDAAAHSVWINERIRGEADDPALQLAWRGLPLTLDEPFGMLAAIVFEPLVRHLQEAP, from the coding sequence ATGCTTGAGATTTTCTATTCGAACCGGTACGAAACACTGCTGGACACCTTGCTTGAAGACCTCAGCCGTCACCCGTCCGGGCCATGGTCGGCGCAACCGGTCATCGTCGCTAGCGCGGCCATGAAGCGCAATCTTGAACTGGCCATTGCCACGCGCGCAGGCATTTGCGCCAACTTCGAATTCTGCTATCTCGCGCAATGGCTCTGGGCCCGTATTGGCGGCGTGATACCCGTGCCCGCACAGTCGCCTTTTGCCCCTGACAGGCTGGTGTGGTGTTGCTACCAGTTGCTCGGCGAGACCGCCGAATCGGCGCCCTGGCTCGGCTCGCAGCGCCTGCGCACCTATCTTGGCGCAGCGGATGCATCGATGCGTTACGAACTGGCACAGCGCATCACGACGGTGTTCGACCACTATCTGACGTATCGCCCCGAATGGCTGCTGCACTGGCAAGCGGGCGGTTCGATTTTTGCGGGCGCACAGGGGCTTGAGGCAGCCGCAGCGGGTGCCGCGGCAGGCGGGCCGCGGCTGATGGGCGCCAGTGCCGCTGCGCGGGAAGATGAGCGCTGGCAGTCTGCCTTGTGGCGCGCCATCCTGACCGCCCTGGCGGGCGAGCATCAGGCTGGCCCGACAGCGCTGCCCCCGGCCTACCGTTTTCTCGCGGAAGTCGGCCAGTACGATCTCGACACCCTGGCACGCGCGCAATGGCCCGAGGCCGTCAGCATTCTTGCCTTGCCCACCATGCCGCCGTTGCATGTCGCGCTGCTGCGCGAGCTGTCGCGCTGGATCGACATACGGCTATATGTGATCAACCCGTGCCGCGAGTTCTGGTTCGACATCGTCAGCGAGCGTCGTCTCGATGCGCTTGAGGTTGCCGGGCAGCGTGACTTCCATGAGGTCGGACATCCGCTGCTGGCCGAATGGGGGCGGCAAACCCAGGCGCAACTTCATATGTTGCATGAGCTGACGGAACGCACGGCGTCTGTCGAAGCGGCGCATTTCACCGGGAATGCCGCGCCGACCTGGCTGGCCGCAATCCAGAACGCGATGCTCGACTTGCAGCCCGAAATTCCCATTGAGGTTGCGCCAGCGGAGGCCGGGATCGAGGTCCATGTCTGCCATAGCCTCTCGCGCCAGCTTGAGGTATTGCATGACCGGCTGCTGGGCTGGTTCAACGCCGATGACAGCCTGCAGCCGTCCGATGTGCTGGTGGCATTTCCGGATCTGGCGGTGGCGGGGCCGCTCATCGACGCTGTTTTTGGCACCGAGCCAGGCGGTGACACAAGCCGCATTCCGTATCGCATCACGGGGTTACCGCCATCGCAGGCTAATCCGCTGGCACGGGTGCTGCTCGACTGGCTGGCGTTGCCTGAGCGCCAGGTCAATGCTCCCGCGTTGATCGAGTGGTTACGGGTTGAGGCCATCGCCGTGCGTTACGGGATTGACGCCGTGGCGCTCGAAACCGTGCAGGGCTGGCTGGCGGCAGCGGGCGCCCGGCGCGGTTTTGCCCCGGCTGGGCCGGTGCGGGTAACAGAATCAACCGGAGCCACGGGAGCCATGGAGTTCGCTGAGCCCACTGAGCCCACTGAGCCGCATGGCGGTGCGGTGCCGGTGGCTCGCCACACCCTGGCCGATGCCCTGACGCGGCTTTTTCTGGGCTATGCCTTGCCGGATGGCGCGGAACCGGTGGCGGAGTGGCTGCCTGTCGCTGGGGCGGAGGGGGCAAAGGCGCAGTTGCTGGGCCGCCTTGCGTGTTTTGTCGACGATCTGGAGCATTTCGCCACGCGTTGTACGAGCGGCCATACCCCTGCGGCGTGGGCTCAGTTGCTGCTCGATACGCTGACCACCTGTTTCGCTGAGGGCATCGGCTTTGCCGATGCCCTCAGCGAAGTCCGCGCGGCCATTGATGCCATGACTGAAGCGATGGCCGCAGGTGCGGCCGATAGCGTGCTGCCCGCTGCCGTGGTGCGAGCCGCGCTCGCCGCAACGCTGGACGATCCCGCTCGCGGCGGTGTGCCATGGGGCAGTGTGACCTTCTCCTCGCTGACCAGTTTGCGCGGCTTGCCATACCGCGTTGTGTGTCTGCTTGGAATGGACGATGGCTTGCTGCCGAGCCTCGCGCGGGCCGACGAATTCGATCTGATGGCCGCATTTCCCAAACCGGGCGACCGGCAGCGCCGCGATGATGAGCGCAACCTGTTTCTCGATTTGCTGCTGGCGGCGCGGGACCGTTTGCTGATCGCCTACACCGGACGCAGCATCCGTGACAACGCACCGTTGCCGCCCGCCGCGCTGGTTGACGAGCTGCTCGACCATCTCGCCCGGCTTGCGGCGGGCGAGGGCGCGAGCCCCGCGGCAATCAGCGCGGCGCGCCAGGCCTTCGTGGTGGAACATCCCTTGCAGCCTTTCGCGGCGGATTACTTTATGGGCGCGGGCGGCAGGCTACTGTCATACGACCGTGAACGAGCCCGGCTCGCAGGCCTGCTGGCCGACGCCACCCGCCGTAACGTGCTGCCGTTTTTCCGCGAGCCGCTGCCAGAGGTTGCGCTGGACACGTTGGCCTTCGACGATTTTCAGCGCTTTTGGCGTCATCCCGCGCGTGCCCTGTTGCGTGACCGGCTGGGCCTCGTACTGTGGTCCGGCATGGATGCGCTGCCTGAGCTTGAGCCGTTCGAGCTGGATTACGAGGGCCGCGATGCGCTGGCCGAGCGGCTCTTGCCCATGCTGCTCGAACCCGGCGCGGGACAACGGGCCTTCGAGCGTGTGCAGCGGATCGCGGCAGCGAGTCCTGAGTTGCCCGGTGGCGCGACGGGCAAGGTGTGGCAGGCCCGCGAAATCGAAGGCTTGCATCAGCTTGCGCTAGGCGTGCAGCGTGAGATGGCGGGCGGGGGAGAGCGCTTGCCGTTCGTGCTGAACCTTGAGCCGCGCTGGCCTGAAACTCCGGCTGATCCGCAAAGCGGGCGCGAGGCCTCCTTCCAGGGCACGGCGCTCTTTGGCCCGTATGACGCCACGTTGCGTGCCTTTGCCGAAGCGCCCATGCAGTTACACGGCACGCTGAATCTGTTGAGTGCCACCGGGCAAATCATTTTTCGTTACGCCAGGCCCACCGCACGGGATTACCTCGCAGCCTGGCTGGCGCATCTGGTGTATTGCGCGGTGCGCCCGGAGGGGCCCTGCCGGACGCTGTGGCGGGGCCTGGACGCAGGTTTCGCGTTCACGCCGGTGGCCGCGCCGCTGGTGCATCTGGCGCCGCTCGCGGCCCTGTTTCGCGCGGGCCAGCGGCTGCCGCTGCGGTTTTTTCCGAAAAGCGCCTGGGCCAAGGTCCGCGAGGGCGATGCCGCGGCGCACAGCGTCTGGATCAACGAGCGTATTCGTGGCGAAGCGGACGATCCCGCGTTGCAACTCGCGTGGCGTGGCCTGCCGCTGACACTCGATGAGCCTTTCGGCATGCTGGCGGCGATAGTGTTCGAGCCGCTGGTGCGTCATTTGCAGGAGGCGCCATGA
- a CDS encoding FUSC family protein: MRYSVEIKKFLYSQYFYGGLRIAVGVSLPAVLCLIVFHNRELGFTIATGALGACVVDMPGPLKYKHNEMLACSVIGFLAALATGLATVNPVTLWCTVVPLTFVLSLIVVYGNRWPQISFATLFMMIMTLEDHFTPLQALINASWMLAGGLWYTYWSTFVSRWQMHRIEQQALAESVFACADYLLARADFYDIDNDLDECYRNLVARQIAAVERQDAARDIVLRNLPQLKSGRLNPRRAMLFNLFINTVDLHELFVGAHTDYPLARNTFGGSDLMIFYRDLIRKAAADLEEIGLAVLQNRPPRLRTNVKAELRAIEYELEQMRRQEFPAKNPEAYAAVSATFRRIWSSTRLIDKMRQSLSNEATTTETELRIDQALSRFVSSRRVPYLQIFSNLTMASPSFRHALRVTIAVAIGFWLGRLLPLTNAYWIVMTTVIILKPGYSLTKQRNGQRIVGTLIGCAASIALMVTVKEPHLLMVAMFASMVMSYSLLLFNYTASVVFTSSYVLLMFDLLAPGNMRIIGERAIDTVVGCAIAIAASHLFPYWEYRLMGKLVNDMIVATRQYLEASWWWSGKPVAAGAMATAGPGAAPATASVAAAGTTADPGAGVLSASGTLSAHASGPEAAAAAATAAAAAAASTATSGKTGGAMSAAVAVVNALDRDFRYRLARKNVHIAFANLGQAFQRMMLEPKAAQKFVPELNDLLVRSHELAAQITAAAPLLRTTAQQQEGPYQPLQRALTLIRDMLTQAESGAALPADQASLSKQMARELDAMVIEVEKTAEASADAIAELKQLAHQCKQMILAATLIRKDASVIRLPET, encoded by the coding sequence ATGCGCTACTCGGTTGAAATCAAAAAATTTCTCTATAGCCAGTATTTTTATGGCGGTTTGCGTATCGCGGTGGGGGTCTCGTTACCGGCGGTTTTGTGCCTGATCGTCTTTCACAACCGTGAGCTCGGTTTCACGATTGCCACGGGCGCGCTGGGCGCCTGTGTCGTCGATATGCCCGGCCCCCTGAAATACAAACACAACGAAATGCTGGCCTGTTCGGTGATCGGCTTTCTGGCCGCGCTCGCCACGGGGCTGGCGACGGTCAATCCGGTGACGCTCTGGTGCACCGTCGTGCCGCTGACCTTCGTGCTGTCGCTGATCGTGGTGTATGGCAATCGCTGGCCGCAGATCAGCTTCGCCACGCTCTTCATGATGATCATGACGCTCGAAGATCATTTCACGCCCCTGCAGGCGCTCATCAATGCCTCGTGGATGCTGGCGGGCGGCCTCTGGTACACCTATTGGTCGACCTTCGTCAGCCGCTGGCAGATGCATCGCATCGAGCAGCAAGCGCTGGCTGAAAGCGTCTTCGCCTGCGCGGATTACCTGCTCGCCCGGGCGGATTTTTACGACATCGACAATGACCTCGACGAGTGCTATCGCAATCTGGTGGCACGCCAGATCGCCGCCGTCGAGCGCCAGGATGCCGCGCGCGACATCGTGCTGCGTAACCTGCCGCAACTCAAAAGCGGCCGTCTCAACCCGCGCCGCGCGATGCTCTTCAACCTGTTCATCAATACCGTCGACCTGCACGAGTTATTTGTTGGCGCACATACCGACTACCCGTTGGCGCGTAATACCTTCGGCGGCTCGGATCTGATGATTTTTTACCGCGACCTGATCCGCAAGGCGGCGGCCGATCTCGAGGAAATCGGCCTCGCGGTGCTGCAAAACCGCCCGCCGCGTCTGCGCACCAACGTCAAAGCCGAACTGCGCGCCATCGAGTACGAGCTCGAGCAGATGCGGCGGCAGGAGTTTCCCGCGAAAAACCCCGAGGCCTACGCAGCGGTGTCGGCCACCTTTCGCCGCATCTGGAGTTCCACACGCCTGATCGACAAGATGCGCCAGAGCCTGTCGAACGAAGCCACCACCACCGAAACCGAGCTACGCATCGACCAGGCGCTATCGCGTTTCGTCTCGAGCCGTCGCGTGCCCTATCTGCAAATTTTCTCGAACCTGACCATGGCGTCGCCGAGCTTTCGCCACGCGCTGCGCGTCACGATCGCGGTGGCGATCGGCTTTTGGCTCGGGCGCCTGCTGCCGCTCACCAATGCCTACTGGATCGTGATGACCACCGTCATCATCCTGAAACCCGGCTATTCGCTGACCAAACAGCGCAACGGCCAACGGATTGTCGGCACGCTGATTGGCTGCGCCGCGAGTATCGCGCTGATGGTCACGGTCAAGGAGCCTCATCTGCTGATGGTGGCGATGTTCGCCTCGATGGTGATGAGCTATAGCCTGCTGCTGTTCAACTACACCGCGAGCGTGGTGTTCACGTCCTCGTATGTATTGCTGATGTTCGATCTGCTGGCGCCCGGCAATATGCGCATCATCGGCGAGCGCGCCATTGATACCGTGGTCGGCTGTGCTATCGCCATTGCCGCCAGCCATCTGTTCCCCTACTGGGAATACCGGCTGATGGGCAAGCTGGTCAACGACATGATCGTGGCGACGCGGCAGTATCTTGAGGCGAGTTGGTGGTGGAGCGGCAAGCCTGTGGCAGCGGGCGCCATGGCCACGGCTGGACCGGGCGCGGCGCCGGCCACAGCAAGTGTTGCCGCAGCAGGTACCACGGCAGACCCTGGCGCCGGCGTCTTGAGCGCCTCTGGCACGCTCAGCGCGCACGCGTCCGGGCCCGAAGCGGCCGCAGCGGCAGCAACCGCGGCAGCGGCCGCCGCCGCGTCAACGGCTACCTCAGGCAAGACGGGGGGCGCCATGTCGGCGGCCGTGGCAGTGGTCAACGCGCTCGATCGTGATTTCCGCTATCGGCTGGCACGTAAAAACGTTCATATTGCGTTCGCCAATCTGGGCCAGGCCTTTCAGCGCATGATGCTTGAGCCCAAGGCCGCGCAGAAGTTTGTTCCCGAACTCAATGACCTGCTCGTGCGCAGCCATGAACTGGCGGCGCAAATCACGGCCGCTGCACCCTTGCTGCGGACCACGGCGCAACAGCAAGAGGGGCCGTACCAGCCCTTGCAGCGCGCGCTAACGCTGATCCGCGACATGCTGACGCAAGCCGAATCGGGCGCAGCCCTCCCCGCCGATCAAGCCAGCCTCTCCAAACAGATGGCGCGCGAGCTCGACGCGATGGTGATCGAAGTGGAAAAAACAGCGGAAGCCTCAGCGGACGCCATCGCCGAACTCAAACAGCTCGCTCACCAGTGCAAACAGATGATTTTGGCGGCCACGCTGATTCGCAAGGATGCCAGTGTGATTCGCCTGCCTGAAACCTGA
- a CDS encoding Lrp/AsnC family transcriptional regulator yields MDAIDMTLLELLQGDATISIAELAQRVNLSQTPCWKRVQRLKDTGVIRAQVTLCDPRKLGVGTTVFVSIRTSEHTEAWAQAFTQAVRDIPEVVEVYRMSGETDYLLRVVVSDIDDYDRVYKLLIGAVPLYDVSSSFAMEQIKYSTALPVRLPRGS; encoded by the coding sequence ATGGATGCTATCGATATGACCCTGCTCGAACTGCTTCAGGGGGACGCTACCATTTCGATCGCCGAACTGGCGCAACGCGTCAATCTGTCGCAGACGCCTTGCTGGAAGCGCGTGCAGCGGCTCAAGGATACCGGCGTGATTCGCGCTCAGGTGACGTTATGCGATCCGCGCAAGCTGGGCGTGGGCACGACTGTTTTTGTCTCGATCCGGACCAGCGAGCATACGGAAGCCTGGGCCCAGGCTTTTACCCAGGCGGTGCGCGATATTCCGGAGGTGGTGGAGGTGTACCGGATGAGTGGCGAGACCGACTATCTGCTGCGCGTGGTGGTCTCGGATATCGACGATTACGACCGCGTCTACAAACTGCTGATTGGCGCGGTGCCGCTCTATGACGTCAGTTCGAGCTTCGCCATGGAGCAGATCAAATATTCGACCGCGTTGCCGGTGCGCTTGCCCCGTGGGAGCTGA
- a CDS encoding cysteine dioxygenase family protein produces MRHDTDLPMLDACLSPNAPAEAVYTLPASMPLARLCTALSLACEAFPQPSQLGAFGRRVRQALAEAISSPNLLKPAQREGAPDTYQRHLLAADPHGRYAVAALVWMPGQASPVHAHHTWCGYAVLDGTLSETVYTWDEAAGYARATRTHPRDSGAVSFAPAGHGGIHQLRNLGNVPAVSLHLYAVAGEQIATHVNDILPVAPDASDAIRHNA; encoded by the coding sequence ATGCGCCACGACACCGATCTGCCGATGCTCGACGCCTGCCTTTCCCCAAACGCCCCGGCTGAAGCCGTGTACACCCTGCCCGCCAGCATGCCGCTGGCGCGTCTGTGCACGGCGCTCAGCCTGGCTTGCGAGGCATTTCCCCAGCCTTCGCAGCTCGGCGCGTTTGGCCGGCGCGTGCGCCAGGCGCTGGCCGAAGCTATCTCGTCTCCCAACCTGCTCAAGCCCGCCCAGCGCGAAGGCGCACCCGACACTTACCAGCGCCACCTGCTCGCCGCCGACCCTCACGGCCGTTACGCCGTCGCCGCGCTGGTCTGGATGCCGGGGCAAGCCAGTCCGGTCCATGCGCATCACACGTGGTGTGGCTATGCGGTGCTCGACGGCACCTTGAGCGAAACCGTCTACACCTGGGATGAAGCGGCAGGCTATGCCCGTGCGACACGCACCCATCCGCGTGATTCCGGCGCCGTATCGTTCGCCCCGGCCGGCCACGGCGGGATTCACCAATTGCGCAACCTGGGGAATGTTCCCGCCGTGTCATTGCATCTGTATGCCGTGGCCGGCGAGCAAATAGCCACGCACGTCAACGATATCTTGCCGGTCGCGCCAGACGCGAGCGATGCCATCAGACATAACGCCTGA